The Jeotgalibacillus aurantiacus genome has a window encoding:
- the sigH gene encoding RNA polymerase sporulation sigma factor SigH — translation MTLKNSVKYNISIYLFRTVGGIHLNAYNQASTDRELFHGMEDDVILELIQNGNSEALDFLINKYRHFVRVKARSYFLIGADKEDIIQEGMIGLYKAIRDYKEEKLTSFKAFAELCITRQIITAIKTATRQKHIPLNSYVSLDKPIYDEESDRTLMDVISTARPTDPEALVIHREEFSKIEGKVAELLSDLERQVLSLYLDGQSYQEISEELDRHVKSIDNALQRVKRKLERYLEARELTF, via the coding sequence TTGACGTTAAAAAATTCTGTAAAGTATAATATTTCTATCTATTTGTTTCGTACAGTCGGGGGGATCCATTTGAACGCATACAATCAGGCATCAACGGATCGGGAATTATTTCACGGAATGGAAGACGATGTGATACTTGAACTGATTCAGAACGGAAACAGTGAAGCACTGGATTTTTTAATTAACAAGTACCGTCATTTTGTCAGAGTGAAGGCGCGCTCCTACTTTTTAATCGGGGCAGACAAAGAAGACATCATCCAGGAAGGCATGATTGGTCTTTATAAGGCGATTCGTGATTACAAGGAAGAAAAACTGACCTCTTTCAAAGCGTTTGCTGAGCTTTGTATTACCCGTCAGATCATCACTGCAATTAAAACCGCTACCCGCCAAAAGCACATCCCGCTTAATTCTTACGTATCACTTGATAAACCGATTTATGATGAGGAATCTGACCGTACGCTGATGGATGTCATTTCAACAGCCAGGCCGACAGATCCGGAGGCGCTCGTCATTCACAGGGAAGAATTCAGCAAGATTGAAGGTAAAGTAGCTGAGCTTCTGAGTGATCTGGAACGTCAGGTGTTATCCCTTTACCTTGACGGGCAATCGTATCAGGAAATCTCGGAAGAACTGGATCGTCATGTAAAATCTATCGATAATGCCCTGCAGCGTGTCAAACGCAAGCTGGAGCGCTATCTTGAGGCGCGCGAATTGACTTTTTAA
- a CDS encoding NYN domain-containing protein: MRNVLLVDGYNIIGAWPELVELKLRDLGAARDRLIELMAEYQGYTGHRVIIVFDAQFVEGMSKKMFNYRVEIVFTRKNETADERIEKLAIELNDIKTQVIVATSDYTEQWAIFGQGALRKSARELLIEMKQIEKKISKRIERNQSERPVSKIPLSDEVAEIFEKWRRGDK, translated from the coding sequence ATGCGAAATGTACTGCTCGTAGACGGCTATAACATCATCGGTGCATGGCCCGAGCTCGTGGAGTTAAAGCTCCGCGACCTTGGGGCGGCGCGTGACCGCCTGATCGAACTCATGGCGGAATATCAGGGCTATACCGGACACCGCGTCATCATCGTATTTGATGCGCAGTTTGTCGAAGGTATGTCGAAGAAAATGTTTAACTACCGAGTAGAAATTGTTTTTACCCGAAAAAACGAAACAGCAGATGAGCGGATTGAAAAGCTCGCCATTGAACTGAATGATATTAAAACCCAGGTGATTGTAGCCACAAGCGATTATACAGAGCAATGGGCGATCTTCGGTCAAGGAGCACTCCGGAAGTCAGCGAGAGAACTTTTAATTGAGATGAAACAAATCGAAAAAAAAATTTCCAAGCGGATCGAACGAAATCAGTCTGAGCGCCCGGTATCAAAGATTCCATTGTCCGACGAAGTCGCCGAAATATTCGAAAAATGGAGACGCGGCGATAAATGA
- the rlmB gene encoding 23S rRNA (guanosine(2251)-2'-O)-methyltransferase RlmB — translation MSEEFIGGKNPVLEALRSGREINKIWIGEGSQKGQMQQVIQLAKEANVLVQFVPKKKIDQLMDGQHQGVVASIAAYEYAEMDDIFNKAAAKNEDPFILILDELEDPHNLGSIMRTADASGVHGIIIPKRRAVGLTATVAKASTGAIEHVPVVRVTNLSRTVDELKDRGVWVAGTDAKGSEDYRRFDGTMPLGLIIGSEGKGMSRILREKCDFLIHLPMVGHVTSLNASVAASLLMYEVYRRRHPLEG, via the coding sequence ATGAGCGAAGAATTTATCGGCGGGAAAAACCCCGTACTGGAGGCACTGAGATCCGGCAGGGAAATTAATAAAATCTGGATCGGGGAAGGCTCACAAAAGGGACAGATGCAGCAGGTCATCCAGCTGGCAAAGGAAGCGAATGTACTTGTTCAGTTTGTACCGAAAAAGAAAATTGATCAGCTGATGGATGGACAGCATCAGGGGGTTGTCGCTTCGATTGCAGCTTACGAGTATGCGGAAATGGACGATATTTTTAACAAAGCGGCAGCTAAAAACGAAGATCCGTTTATCCTGATCCTGGACGAGCTTGAGGATCCGCACAATCTTGGTTCGATCATGCGGACAGCGGATGCATCGGGCGTTCACGGCATTATTATTCCAAAGCGCCGGGCAGTCGGTCTGACCGCAACCGTCGCGAAGGCTTCAACGGGTGCGATTGAACACGTACCGGTTGTGCGTGTGACCAACCTTTCCCGAACGGTGGACGAGTTGAAGGACCGTGGTGTCTGGGTGGCCGGGACTGACGCGAAAGGCAGTGAGGATTACCGCCGCTTTGATGGGACGATGCCGCTTGGGTTAATTATTGGAAGTGAAGGGAAAGGCATGAGCCGTATTTTACGGGAAAAATGCGATTTTCTGATTCATCTGCCAATGGTTGGACATGTGACGTCGCTCAATGCCTCTGTTGCAGCAAGCCTTTTAATGTATGAGGTCTACAGACGCCGTCACCCGCTGGAAGGATGA
- a CDS encoding Mini-ribonuclease 3 yields the protein MADYTLDPKQINALALAYMGDAVYEQKVRHHLLVSGTVRPNQLQREGIRYVSAKAQAKILHHMFAEERFTEEEMAVIRRGRNAKSGSVPKNTDVTTYRYSTAFEALIGYLYLTEQQERLIGIIDESIAFIMEEQKGAGQ from the coding sequence ATGGCGGATTATACATTAGACCCGAAACAAATCAATGCACTGGCGCTCGCCTATATGGGCGACGCCGTGTATGAACAGAAGGTCCGTCACCACCTGTTAGTAAGCGGGACGGTCAGACCGAACCAGCTTCAGCGCGAGGGTATTCGCTATGTGTCAGCAAAAGCGCAGGCGAAAATCCTGCACCATATGTTCGCTGAAGAGCGGTTTACAGAGGAGGAAATGGCCGTGATCCGAAGGGGTCGCAATGCCAAGTCCGGCTCTGTGCCGAAAAATACAGATGTGACAACGTACCGGTACAGCACAGCGTTTGAAGCGCTGATCGGTTATTTATATTTAACAGAGCAGCAGGAGCGGTTAATCGGCATCATTGATGAGTCGATTGCGTTCATCATGGAAGAGCAGAAAGGAGCAGGGCAATGA